Genomic DNA from Marispirochaeta aestuarii:
GTCGATGGACAGTTTTTCGCCGTTGGAAAGGGTAACCCTATAACGTACAGAGGGAGAGGTAAACACAATCGAAAGGTCGAACTCCCGTTCAAGCCGTTCCTGTACTACCTCCAGGTGAAGAAGTCCCAGAAAGCCGCAGCGAAATCCAAAGCCCAGAGCAACGGAAGAGTCTTTTTCGTAGATCAGTGAAGCATCGTTAAGCTTGAGTTTCTCTATTGCCGACAGGAGATCCTCGTAGTCATCCGAGTTGACCGGATAGATTGAGGAGAACACAACGGGTTTTACTTCCTTGAATCCGGGCAGGGGTGTGGTACATCCGTTCCTGGCGCTGGTAACGGTATCTCCCACTCGAACCTTCCCGATATCCTTGATACCGGCAATAATATACCCTACCTCACCGGCCCTCAGTTCCTCACGCTTTTCGTTACCGATACGGAAGACTCCGGTCTCCTCGATGACGTAGCGGCCCCCGGTAGCCATAAAAAGGACTTCCTGTCCCAGCTTGATTCTACCGGCCATAACACGTATATGAACAACGACCCCGCGGTAGGGATCATAGTGGGAGTCGAATATCAGGGCCTGAAGCGGATTGTCTATGAGGGGTTTGGGAGGAGGAACAAACTGCACCAGGGCTTCAAGCAGCTCATCAACCCCCTGACCGGTTTTGGCGGATATGGGTATAGCAATATCCATATCCAGTCCCAGATCATGGTCGATCTGTTTTTTTACAAATTCGATATCCGCACTGGGAAGGTCTATCTTGTTAATGACCGGAAGGATTTCAAGATCATGTTCAATGGCCATATACATGTTGGCCAGCGTCTGGGCTTCCACTCCCTGGGAGGCATCTATTATCAGGAGTGCGCCTTCGCAGGCGGAGATAGCCCTGGACACCTCGTAGGAAAAGTCGACATGACCCGGGGTATCAACAAGGTTCAGATGATAGGTTTTTCCGTCCGAAGAGGTAAACGGCAGAGAGACCGCCTGGGATTTTATGGTAATTCCCCGTTCCCTTTCGATGTCCATGCTGTCGAGGATCTGGTCTTTATACTCCCTTTCAGAAACAAGCCGTGCTTTTTCTATAAAACGGTCGGCAAGGGTGGATTTACCATGATCAATGTGCGCAATTATGCAGAAGTTGCGTATTAATTCGGGTTCGTATCGCATTGAGGGTACTATATCCTAACGAGGCCGGTTACTTCAATCCTGGGAATCGAGAACAGTGCGCACCAAGCGTAATAATTCTTCTGGTTTGAAGGGCTTGGACAATATTGCATCCGTTTCAAGTTTTTCGGAATTCACCCTCTTCATGTATCCGGACATTATTATACTCGGCAGGCCGGGAACGATACTGCGCAACCTGAGAATCAGCTGATCCCCCGTCATGTGGGGCATTATATAGTCGGTAATGAGCAGCTGTATTTCGGAGCCATTCTGCTCACAGATTAGCAGGGCTTCTCCGGCGTTTCCTGCTTCGACTACCGAATACCCCGCCCTCTTCAGAATACTCATTGCAACGGCTCTGACTGCGTTGTCATCTTCCACCAGAAGGATATTCTCGCTGCCCACATATTTTTCTATTTCGGGTATATCAATCTGCTCCTTTCTCAGCAGTTTGTCGGTAACCGGGAAAAAAATCTGAAAGCTGGTCCCCTTGTTTATCTGACTCCGGACGTTGATAAAACCCCGGCTCTGCTTTACTATCCCGTATACCGTCGACAAGCCCAGGCCCGTACCTTTATCTGCCGGTTTTGTGGTAAAAAAAGGTTCGAATATGAGACTGAGCTGATCCTCAGGAATCCCCTTTCCATTGTCTTCGACTTCAATCACGCAGTAATCTCCCTCGGGGATCGAACCAAGAGGGCTGGCTATGGGCTCCGTCAGCCGCTCATTACGGCTTTCAATGGTCAGTTTTCCCCTGGCGCCCATGGCATCCCGTGCATTAACCACCATGTTCAGAAGAACCTGTTCGATCTGTCCGGGATCCACATAAATCTTAGGGTTTTCGGCAGCGGCAAATATGCTTAAGTTTATGTCCTCATGAACAAGGCGTCGAAGCATTTTTTCCAGATCGTTTATCAGCACGTTTGTATCAACGACCTCGGGATTAAGCACCTGCTGCCGTGAAAAGGCCAGAAGCTGCCGTGTCAGCCGAGTGGCTTTGCCGGCCGCTGTTCTTATACCTTCCAGTTCGTTCTCAAGAGGCTCGTTTTCCAGATACTTTTCGTTGACCAGGGTAATGTACCCCAGTATAACCGTAAGCAGGTTGTTGAAATCATGGGCGATACCCCCGGCCATTCTGCCGATGGCTTCCATCTTCTGAGCCTGCCTCAACTGTTCCTCGAGACTCTTTATCTCGGTGGTATCAATTAGATATCCATGCAGATTCTGAAGATTTCCCTCTTCATCAAAATTGCCCACCATATTTCCCAGAACCGCAGCGACGCTTCCGTCCTGCCGGAGG
This window encodes:
- the lepA gene encoding translation elongation factor 4; protein product: MRYEPELIRNFCIIAHIDHGKSTLADRFIEKARLVSEREYKDQILDSMDIERERGITIKSQAVSLPFTSSDGKTYHLNLVDTPGHVDFSYEVSRAISACEGALLIIDASQGVEAQTLANMYMAIEHDLEILPVINKIDLPSADIEFVKKQIDHDLGLDMDIAIPISAKTGQGVDELLEALVQFVPPPKPLIDNPLQALIFDSHYDPYRGVVVHIRVMAGRIKLGQEVLFMATGGRYVIEETGVFRIGNEKREELRAGEVGYIIAGIKDIGKVRVGDTVTSARNGCTTPLPGFKEVKPVVFSSIYPVNSDDYEDLLSAIEKLKLNDASLIYEKDSSVALGFGFRCGFLGLLHLEVVQERLEREFDLSIVFTSPSVRYRVTLSNGEKLSIDNPLEFPDPSQIQHAEEPYIKATLITPAEYVGPIINLCLEKRGVQESMTYLDEKRVELVYSMPLAEVLFDFYDKLKSLSRGYASFDYEITDFRPTDLVRLDILINGNPVDALSQLVFRENAAYRARKVCKKLRDEIPRHQFKIPIQGAIGATIIARETISALRKDVTAKCYGGDISRKRKLLEKQKEGKKRMKMVGNVELPQNAFLSVLKADDDS
- a CDS encoding hybrid sensor histidine kinase/response regulator produces the protein MKKDGTAVILVVEDESIVALDIKNHLLRFGYGTMGPVSSAEAAFSEINRQVPDLVLMDIKIHGNMDGIEASRIIREKYHRPVILLTAFADDQTLDRAKMSGPFGYILKPFNERELKTTIEMALYRHRMEVRLHESEERYRRLFEEDLSGDFIADGEGKILDCNPAFLSLFGFRSREDVFGLNINTLFSETKRHEERWEALREEGVIRLQEFEILRQDGSVAAVLGNMVGNFDEEGNLQNLHGYLIDTTEIKSLEEQLRQAQKMEAIGRMAGGIAHDFNNLLTVILGYITLVNEKYLENEPLENELEGIRTAAGKATRLTRQLLAFSRQQVLNPEVVDTNVLINDLEKMLRRLVHEDINLSIFAAAENPKIYVDPGQIEQVLLNMVVNARDAMGARGKLTIESRNERLTEPIASPLGSIPEGDYCVIEVEDNGKGIPEDQLSLIFEPFFTTKPADKGTGLGLSTVYGIVKQSRGFINVRSQINKGTSFQIFFPVTDKLLRKEQIDIPEIEKYVGSENILLVEDDNAVRAVAMSILKRAGYSVVEAGNAGEALLICEQNGSEIQLLITDYIMPHMTGDQLILRLRSIVPGLPSIIMSGYMKRVNSEKLETDAILSKPFKPEELLRLVRTVLDSQD